A region of the Gemmatimonadota bacterium genome:
GTGCCCCCGCTCCAATTCGGTTTCCAGGGACGGACGCTTTCCCAGGTCCGACATGACCAGGATGCGATGTGCGTCATCGAAATGGAGCACGGACGGGACGGTTCCCGCGGGGAACAGGCCATCCAGTACCCGCAGGGCCTTCGTCTCGTAGACGATCCGGTCGGTGGTGACCTTGAGGTCCGGAAAAAGCCGCAACGCGTCCAGCGCCTGTTTCACCACGACCGACCGTTCGCCGGCGGAGACCCGCAGCACGGTATTCAGAAACCCGCCGCCCAGCCCTTCCACCGTGCAGGATCCGTCAGGCGGCAGGGGCAAAAGTTGTCTTGTGTGTACGTACTCCGCTACATTATCTTTGTCAATGTTCATGACCAAAGTGGCGTCATCATTGCGCGATCCCCGTCGCGCCAAGCCATGCCCTTCCGGCCAATGACCCCGAAACCGCCCACAGCACTCGTCCTGCTGGCCAAGTACCCCGAACCAGGCAGCGTCAAGACCCGGCTGGTCCATGGTACGGAGGAGAACGGTCACGCCGGTCTCAAGGACGTCCGCGACCGGTCAGGCCGGGCTGTCGGCCAGGACGAAGCCTACCGCCTGGCGGCCGGAATGTACCGCGCGTTCCTGGTGGACCGGTTCGCGGCGCACCGGGGACGGGACTACGACCTCTGGCTGGCCACCTCCCAGCCCGACTATGCCGAGGCCTTTGGTTCGATTACCGGACCGGATATCAGGTATCACTTCGTATCCGGCGCCAGCCTGGGCGAGATGATGCTTGGGATCTTCGAGGATCTGCTCGGACGATACACGTACGTGCTGATCTCGGGCAGCGACCTGCCGCGCCTGGACGAAACGGTCATCGAGCGGGTCCGCGCGTCCCTCTCATCCCACGATATTGTGCTTGTCCCGGCCCAGGACGGCGCGTACAATCTTATCGGCATGCGCAGGCCGCACAGGATATTCGATATATCGCGCTGGAGTTCGGGATCGGAACTCGAGGAGACCGTCGCCCTGCTTCGGCAGCGTCGGATCACCCACGAGGTGCTCGACGAGTACCGTCTGCTGGACATCGATACGATCGAAGACCTGCTGCAGTTGATGCGCGGTCCCGAAACCGTGGAAGCGCCGGAAACCAATGCCTTTCTGACGGCGCTCGACGAACGACTGGACTTCGCGGATTGAACCCGCGAATCAACGCCGTATATTAAACCGGGCGGGCTTCGGGTGTCAAGGGATTTCACCGGCAAACGGGTTACTGTGATGGGTCTCGGCGTGTTCTCCGGCGGGGTCGCTTCGGCGAGGTATTTCGCCGCGCGGGGAGCGGACGTCACCGTCACGGATCTTTTGCCGGAGGAAGCGCTTCGAAAGTCTGTCGACGCCCTCGCCTGCTGGCCGGTCCGCTACGTGCTCGGGGAGCACCGCGAGGAGGACATCTCCGGCGCGGACCTCGTGGTCGTCGGACCCGGTGTCCGGGACGACAGTCCGTTCCTGCAGCTGGCCCGGGAACGGGGCGTCCCGCTGACCACTGAAACGAACCTGGTCTTCGAGACCTGCCGCCGGCCGATCATCGGCATCACGGGCAGCAACGGCAAGACCACCACGACCCGCCTTATCGGCGCGCTGTACCAGGCGGTGGCCCCGGAGGCGCTGGTGGGCGGGAACATCGGCCGGGCCGTGCTCAACGAGCTCGCGGATTGTGGCGGCGGCGCAGGTCCTGGTGGGGCGGCCGGCAGTGAGCCTGGCGGAGCGCCCGGCACCGAAGAAGCTGGGGCCGTCCAGACCGCCGGCAGTCCCGTGATCCTCGAGTTGTCCAGCTTCCAGTTGCACCGGCTGGCCTGGATCCGGCGAAGCCCCGGGCTGGCCGTGGTGACGAACCTGTCTCCCAATCATCTGGACTGGCACGGGACTTTTGATGCCTACGAGCAGGCCAAGCGGCACATCGTGCACTACCAGTCGCCGGAGGACGCGGTCGTCCTGAACGCCGATGACGAGCGGCTGCGCGATTGGGCGGCTATCTGTCCGGGACGGGTCGCCTGGTTCAGCATGGAGGGACCCGTCGATACTGGATGTTGCCTGCGGGACGGACAGGTGGTATTTCGCGATGCCTCGGGAGAATGCGATTCGACGGGTGAACGCGGCCCATCAGGCGAACGCGATTTAGTGGGCGAATCCGGCCCGCCAGGAGAACGTGCCGTGTGTTCGGTGGACGCCCTTCGGTTGCCGGGATCGCATAACGTGGCCAACCTGCTCGCCGCCGTGACGGCCGCGTGTCTTGGCGGGATCCCGGCATCGGTCATCCGGTATGCGATCGAGGCATTCCGCGGCGTGGAACATCGGCTGGAAGAGGTGGCTGTTATCAACGGTGTCGGCTACTATAACGATTCGGCCTGCACCACGCCGGCGTCTACGGTCACGGCGCTCCGCGCTTTCGACGCACCGGTCGTCCTGATCGCGGGCGGGTACGATAAGGGGACGGCCTTCGACGACATGGCGTTTGAACTCGTCCGGCGCGCCAGGGCTGCCGTTTTGATCGGCGCCACGGCGGACGCGATAGATCGCGCGATACGGAAAAACGGGGCAACGACCGCGCCTGTTGTCGCCCGTTCCGACACGCTCGATGATGCCGTCCGGCAAAGCGCCAGGTTGGCGCGGCCCGGAGACGTGGTGGTGTTGTCGCCCGGCTGCGCCAGTTACGACATGTTCACCAATTTCGAGGAACGCGGTCAGCGATTCAAGGAAGCCGTGGACGCGCTGAATTAGGTGGCGGCGCTCACGTAACTAACGTAAGTAGCAGGGCAGGGACGCCTGCTGGACGACACGATTGAAGTACCGTTACGTACTGTTTGTACTGGCAACCTGACTTGACGAATTCCGGAGGACCAGGCATGGCCATTGAAACCGTTGGCGTCATCGGATGTGGGCTGATGGGATCGGGCATCACGCAGGTATGCGCCGAGGCAGGTTACCGGACAATCGTCCGCGAGGCGTCCGACGAGTTGGTTAGCGGAGGCATTGGCCGTATCGAAGGCCTCCTGTCGCGGAATGTGTCCAAAGGGAAGATGACTGAAGACGAGAAGTCGTCCGTGCTCGGACGCATCACGGGAACGACGGACTTCGATGATCTCTCCGCGTGCGACCTGGTGATCGAGGCGGTCACCGAGAATCTCGAGACCAAGCAGGAAGTCTTCAGGACATTGGACGGTATCGCGCCGCCTGGGGCCATCCTGGCCAGCAACACTTCATCTATATCCATTACCGAGTTGGCTTCGGCTACGAACCGGCCGGAGCAGGTGCTGGGCCTTCATTTCTTCAACCCCGTGCCCGTGATGAAGCTCATCGAGATGGTCATCGGGCTGCAGACCAGCGCGGAAACCGTGGAAGCCGCCCGGCAGTTCGGCGAATCGCTGGGCAAGCAGGTGATCCAGGTCAAGGACACGCCCGGTTTCATCGTCAACTACCTCCTCATCCCCTACCTGCTGGACGCGGTGCGCCTGGTCGAATCGGGTGTGGCCACGAAGGAGGACATCGACGCGGGCATGGTCCTGGGGTGCAGTCATCCGCTCGGGCCCCTCAAGCTGCTCGATTTCATAGGGCTGGACACCACGCTGTACATCGTGGAGGTGCTCCACGAGGCCTTCCGCACCGATCGGTATGCCGCCCCGCCCCTGCTGCGCCAGATGGTCGCCGCCGGGATGAACGGACGTAAGGCCGGCCAGGGGTTCTACACGTACGATTGACGCGTGAGATGCCGATTTAACAGATCACGACATGTACAATTGTACAATATCCAGTCGCAAGTGTCAGCATTGTGAGCACGATGACACAAAGTATACGACAGTACCGATCCAAAACGAGAGGCACCCGTATGACCGCATCACCCGGTAACAAGGCCGTCCTGCTCATCGCGGACAGCGAGCGCGACGCCGACATGCTGTACGCCGCAGGGCTGTTCGTGCCGGACCCCTTCACCTTCCTTCAGGTGAACGATCGGACGACCATCATGATGAGCGACCTGGAAATCGACCGTGCACGGGCCCAGTCGAAGGTCGACGAGGTGGTGTCACTCACAGATTATTCGGATCGTGCGAAGGCGAATGGCAGTGCGGAACCGGGACTCATTGACGCCGTGTCCGTACTGCTCCGCGAGCGGGATGTACAGGGCATCAGCGTACCGAACAGCTTTCCCCTGGGCTACGCCGACCGGCTTCGGGAGCGAGGATTCGAGGTGGTGCCGAAAGAGGATCCATTCTGGGACCAGCGACCGGTTAAAACCGACGACGAGGTGGCCGCCATCTCGGCGGTGTCCCGCCATACGGAAGACGCCCTGCGCATGGCCTTCGGCATACTCGCGGAGGCTACCGTTGAAGATGGGATTCTGTACGGTCCGGAGGGAGCGCTGACCTCTGAATACATCCGGAAGCGGATCCACGTATACCTGCTGGAACGGGACTGCATCGCCCAGCACACGATCATCGCCGGGGGCGTCCAGGGCTGCGACCCCCACAACGGGGGCTCCGGTCCGTTGCGCGCGGGCGAACCGATCATATTCGACCTGTTCCCCAAGTCTACGAAGACCGGATACTTCGCCGACATTACCCGCACCGTGGCGAAGGGTCCGGTTTCCGACACGTTCCGGCGGCTGTACGATACGGTGCTGGAAGGGCAGGAAACCGCGCTCTCGCGGGTACATGCCGGGATCGACGGC
Encoded here:
- a CDS encoding 3-hydroxybutyryl-CoA dehydrogenase; the encoded protein is MAIETVGVIGCGLMGSGITQVCAEAGYRTIVREASDELVSGGIGRIEGLLSRNVSKGKMTEDEKSSVLGRITGTTDFDDLSACDLVIEAVTENLETKQEVFRTLDGIAPPGAILASNTSSISITELASATNRPEQVLGLHFFNPVPVMKLIEMVIGLQTSAETVEAARQFGESLGKQVIQVKDTPGFIVNYLLIPYLLDAVRLVESGVATKEDIDAGMVLGCSHPLGPLKLLDFIGLDTTLYIVEVLHEAFRTDRYAAPPLLRQMVAAGMNGRKAGQGFYTYD
- the murD gene encoding UDP-N-acetylmuramoyl-L-alanine--D-glutamate ligase; this encodes MGLGVFSGGVASARYFAARGADVTVTDLLPEEALRKSVDALACWPVRYVLGEHREEDISGADLVVVGPGVRDDSPFLQLARERGVPLTTETNLVFETCRRPIIGITGSNGKTTTTRLIGALYQAVAPEALVGGNIGRAVLNELADCGGGAGPGGAAGSEPGGAPGTEEAGAVQTAGSPVILELSSFQLHRLAWIRRSPGLAVVTNLSPNHLDWHGTFDAYEQAKRHIVHYQSPEDAVVLNADDERLRDWAAICPGRVAWFSMEGPVDTGCCLRDGQVVFRDASGECDSTGERGPSGERDLVGESGPPGERAVCSVDALRLPGSHNVANLLAAVTAACLGGIPASVIRYAIEAFRGVEHRLEEVAVINGVGYYNDSACTTPASTVTALRAFDAPVVLIAGGYDKGTAFDDMAFELVRRARAAVLIGATADAIDRAIRKNGATTAPVVARSDTLDDAVRQSARLARPGDVVVLSPGCASYDMFTNFEERGQRFKEAVDALN
- a CDS encoding DUF2064 domain-containing protein → MTPKPPTALVLLAKYPEPGSVKTRLVHGTEENGHAGLKDVRDRSGRAVGQDEAYRLAAGMYRAFLVDRFAAHRGRDYDLWLATSQPDYAEAFGSITGPDIRYHFVSGASLGEMMLGIFEDLLGRYTYVLISGSDLPRLDETVIERVRASLSSHDIVLVPAQDGAYNLIGMRRPHRIFDISRWSSGSELEETVALLRQRRITHEVLDEYRLLDIDTIEDLLQLMRGPETVEAPETNAFLTALDERLDFAD
- a CDS encoding Xaa-Pro peptidase family protein is translated as MTASPGNKAVLLIADSERDADMLYAAGLFVPDPFTFLQVNDRTTIMMSDLEIDRARAQSKVDEVVSLTDYSDRAKANGSAEPGLIDAVSVLLRERDVQGISVPNSFPLGYADRLRERGFEVVPKEDPFWDQRPVKTDDEVAAISAVSRHTEDALRMAFGILAEATVEDGILYGPEGALTSEYIRKRIHVYLLERDCIAQHTIIAGGVQGCDPHNGGSGPLRAGEPIIFDLFPKSTKTGYFADITRTVAKGPVSDTFRRLYDTVLEGQETALSRVHAGIDGREIHGEVERLFESRGYETGAKNGRMQGFFHGTGHGFGLEIHEPPRISKVSQTLVAGHVVTVEPGLYYPDLGGGVRIEDNVVVTENGCVNLTRLEKVFEV